The DNA sequence GACGCCTGTTCGGGAAGCCCTTCATTTACTTGAAAAAGACGGTTTCATTGAGGCTATTGCTCGAGTGGGATACCGGGTTAAAGAGTTGGCTTGGGATGAACTGGAGGAGGTGTTTGAACTTCGTAGGGTAAATGAAGCTCTAGCTTGTCAGTGGGCTATCAGGAGAATTGACAAAAAAACCATCAAAAGTCTTGAGAAAAACATCGCTCAGTCGAGAGACGCCCTAGAAAAAAATGACCCGGACCGATTCCTGAAATATGATGAAGCGTTCCACGAAACAATTGGGAAGGCCTCACAAGCCAGACATTTGTATGAGTTGTGTCAACATTTGAGACGATTGATGCTACGATATCGCACAGAAAGTATCAAGACCACGCAGACCATTGGATTGGCCCTGCGCGGACACGAGCAAATGCTGGAATGCTTGAAGAAAGGCGATGAAGAAGGTCTTGTCAAGATGCTGACGGCTCATCTCAAGTGGTCAAAAGAAGATATAAAGAGACACCTTGGTAACAATTAGGAGTTGTCGGAGAATTGCAATTTTTTTCTCATATTAAGGTGCTTTCAGGAAAACCAAGCACAGGTATATACTTAATGTCTGAGTCGCGAGCATCGCTTTTCAGATGAAAATGCCGAGATGGGCGGTAAGCCAATTTAATCTCTGAACACGATTGCTGTAATCGGTTACAGTATCAATATCTTGCAATACGATCTGCTGTGCAGGATGTGGATGGTGTTACTTTCCCCGCCATGTCGCTTGCATCCCAACCTATCGCGCCTTTTTGACGATAATGAGGGCTACTTTTTATTTCCGGAAACAAAACGTCATAATACTTTTCGTCGACCTCGATTGCCAGCTTTTTACAGCTCCAGCAATTGAACATCCCCAGTACCTGGCCAGTTTTTTTTAGTCGCCATGAAGCCTTGCTGTTCACATAACCGTCTAGCCCCCTGCCCACGCTATCAACTTTGGCAGACATAAAACCCTGGCACACCGCCTGTACGAAACACCCTTCGGTAGAATGATGTCCATTCTTCCGTACTTGAACAAAAACGGAAGCAGTAATATGAAGGTGTTTGTTGGGCTTCCGTTTTAATGAACGCTACCCGGTCCGCCTTCAAGGATGCTTGCGATAGGCGATACTTGGTCTTCCAGCGACATAGATACCTTCCAGGTAAGAGAGTTTTCTTGGCAGTTGCTTAACCGTTCCTCTGGCAACAAGAAATGTTGCCTTCCTCCCTACAGTAAGGGTGCCAAGCTCTTTCATTCCGAAGAATTCTGCTCCGGTTTGCGAGGCGCAGCGGATAGTCTCCTCCAGAGAGTATCCGGCCTTGATGAAGAGTTTCATCTCCTCGACCATAGACTCGCCATGGAGTATTCCCATACTGCCGGCTCCGGTTCCCACAGCCGTTGTCACTCCAAATCTCCTGGCCAGACGCATTTGCGATAATTGATCGGCAAGCATCTTTTTCCAAAAAGTCTCTGCCCCAGGGACCGGTTTTCCTGGTGCCACATAACGCTGGGAGAAACGGCAGCTTACATCCCCGCAGGAGCCCGCACCGTCCAGTGCATTCTTGGCCCGCAGTACACTGGGTATCCAGAGCACACCCTTTTTTGCCATTTCCCTAAGATTGGCCTCGCCCATGCCGTATCCTTGTTCGATAGCGTCGCAATCAGCCTCAAGCGCCTCCTCGACCTGCCGCGAGCCGTTGGCTACCACCACCGTCTTTTTCAGGTCTCTGTTCTGCAAAAGGCGGTAAAGATTTTCCTGCTCTAGTCGGGGTCCCAGCCCTTCTTCGTCTTCGATATTGGAAGAATACCCAATTCTAAGAAAATCGCCGTCTCCTGATGCACCTGGCCCGCAATCCTGATTGCCACTAAAGAGATGCCCGGGTATGCGAATGTCGATGTTACTCCCCTCCCCCTTTCTCTTTTGATATAAATCTAGCAGGCTGGCTATTTCATCGCTGTCCACCACTCCCAAAACCCCATGTGCATGGCAATAGCGGATATGCCGCTCAAGCATTGCCAGTTTTTCAGCAGGGCCTGCATTTTCAGTGGAACGCTGCTCTCGTCCGTCTACCGAAGGCGAGCGCAGCAGGTGGACGCTGCAATCAACCAGCGGCGGCAGAATCGTGCAGTGGGAGAAATCTTCTATTGCATCCCTGTCATTGCGAGGAAGGTGCACTGCGGGATCAATGGCAGTAATGATGCCTTTCTTCACCGTCAGAAAGACATTTTTGCGCACATTTGCGGCGCTGCCGTCGACAAAACTTCCCGCCACAATAAATCGCGTGCCGTTCATGTTTTTTTTCCTATGAATCCCTGGTTCTTTTTTTTCAGGCTAATTTTTTAGGAACATATTTATTTCTCGAATTTACCCATTAATTCGGCTTCTTCTATGGTGTGTTTTTTAACCTTTCCATCGAAATCTTCCGAACTTTCTATACTTCCAAGAGACTTGCTGTCGAGAGCGAAAAGTCGAAAATAATAGCGATGTACCCCTGACGGAGGACAGGGTCCGCCGTAATTTTCTTTACCGAAACTATTCTTCACCTGTTTGCCGGGAATGGAATTTTCGTCAATCTTTCTGGTGGACTCATCTATATCGTAGACCAGCCAATGTATGAATGTTCCCGATGGGGCATCCGGGTCCTTGACACTCAAGGCGAAGCTTTTTGTTCCTTCAGGGACATCATCCCACGATAATGTTGGATTTACGTCTTCACCTTTGCAGCTGTATTTTTTCGGAATAAATCCATTATCTTCAAAATCGCTACTTAATAGTTTCATGGCTTTACCTTCCGTTTTAGGGGATTCGCTGAAAGAATGAATGGCAAAAAAGGAAACCACCGAGACTATCCACAAAACAAATATTACATACTTCCGCTTTGTGTATGTTGACATGTGTTTTGGCCTCTTTTACGGTCAAAGCCGGGCATCGGCGAAATCACCGATGCCCAAGGCGTTTTCAGGATTAATAGGACGTAGATGTTCGATAAGATTCTGCTTCCTCTTCGCTTAAAAGCTGCATTGCCTCTCCGCAACAGACAAGTTCGCCCTCTCCTGCCCTCTTGACCTCAACCACATTTTCACACTTGTCGCATTTGTAGACCTGATTTTTTTTCGTCATAGCAATTCCTCCTTGTGATGATTTGAGATCTCACCTTTCACGGCGGCATATAAGGTGCCATGAAAGATCCTTTGTTGTCAGGCACTGTCAGATAGGTACCACTATCTGCTATAATTTGAAAAATGGATAATCAACGACCATGACCCAACTCCACCCGGCCGGATACCGCTCATAGCACTCTCGATGGTCATGAAGTGAGCGGTAAGCTTTGGGGATCATGCTGCAATGGCTGAGGTTTTGCAGATAGTGCCGGATTCTTCAACTGTCTCTGAAATCACTGCCGGATTGAAGGAGCAGTCAAACTGCAATAGGCTGCTGAAGAACCACGCTGGACCGGATAACTCTAAAACAAGTAAAACATCTCTCCGGCAAGTGCAAGAGCAGGGGAACAGTCTGCTCCTGTTACTACGTTTTAAGCTGACCAAACCATTATGGGGAAGCCGGCACTGAACCAGCGACGGCTTCAGATGCTGTTTATCTCCAAACAAGATGGCAGCGAATCATCACAGTTGCCGAGAGGCATTCTGCGCTTATCGCGCGGCCATCAAAGAAGCCTTTGACTGACGATGTGATCGAGCCGAAGAAGTGTTTTTTCAGCCGTCGCCAAAATATCGACGTTAGTTTCTTTGGTTGAGTCGACAAAGGACTGATCTTTGATGGACGGCAGGTTTATGCTGACATTCATCACACCACCCCGTACCCCGGCATAGGCGGAATGACAGGCCACGCCAAGATCGCTGATACAGTTGCTGTTTGCAGTTTCAGCTATTTCCAGAGCCAGGTCAAGCAGTTTTCCGCAGCCTAGTGCTGTTTTCAAAGGTATATCGACGGCCTGACGAAAACTGCTCTGGATAGCGGCGCTGCGGGCTGATTTTTCCTCAGCGGTAGTCTTTGCCATTCTGAATGCACTCATGACACTGTTGAAGGCCTCGGTATCGAGATCGATGAGCTTTTCAAGTTCCCTGCGCAGAGCCTCGGCCTCGTTCAAAACCGACTGCATTTTTTCAGCATGCTGCTCTAATCCCTTCTTACCGATGGACAGACGGCAGACCATGGCAAGAAGCCCCGCCGCCAATGCTCCTGACAGTGCTGCTACGCTGCCCCCACCGGGAGCAGGTGAGTCAGAAGCCAATTCTTCGAGCAGCTGATTTACTTGTGTTGTTATGAGCATACAAGGCTCCTCCTGATTGAGTCAAAAATAATACCACTGCCACCCACTGATTTCGTAATAGACCCACATCTCGGAGTCCACTCAATAGTGGCATCTGTTGGAGACTATTTACGAAAGTCTCTTATCTGATCGCAAGAATATTGTTTTCGATTATCTGATTATAGTTGAAATCTACCAGCCTGAGGAAATATTCGGCACAATTTATCAGCGCTTCCTGGGGGAGCGTACCACAGACCTGCGTGCCGACTATGCTGAGTCCATATCGTTTTGCTTCGTTTTCGATAACCTGGAAGGCTCTGTAAATAGGAGTCTGAGTTATATCAAACATATTCATGGAAACCGCTACATTATCATAACCATCCGGCTTGAATGCGACAGCACGTATGGAGCTGAAACCTCCACTGGGGCCTCGCATCATTTTGGCTATCTTCTTGGCTATCTCAAGATCTTCGGTATTTAAAAGGATATTGATGGCTACCAGATTTCTCTGCCCGGCACTCACTATCGTTGCTCCAGCTGTAGAATGCAGGGCGCCTTCTCCAAGATCCGGCGCTCTCTCGGGCAGATGAACCACCTTTTTGAGTCCTTCATATTGCCCCTTGCGGATGTAGGCAAGCTCACTTCTCTCGGTAGACCTGGCATTCTCGCCGCTATAGTAGACGGGTACTTTATATTGCGCCCACACCTCTTGGCCGATTTCTTCGGCAAGGGTTCTACATTCTTCAAGAGTTATATTCATGAGAGGGAAAACAGGAATGGTATCCTGTGCTCCGATTCGTGGATGCTTCCCTTGCTGCTTTTCCATATCGATGAGTTCATATGATTTCCCGGCCATTGCCAGAAGAGCCTTTTTTAGGGGCTCCGGTTCACCAATGCACTCGATGACGGTCCTGTTAAAATCGGCATCGGGAAAGTAATCAATCAACTGCACACCCTCCCGGTTTCTGATCTGATCGACAACTGTTTCGTAAACTTCCTTATCGCGCCCATTGCTGAAATTGGGCACCGCATGGATATATTTTTTTCTTGCCATTTTTTTTCCTCCGGTGGGCATCGACAATGGTGCGGTCCGGCTGCTCTGGAAAACCACATCCATGTACGACAAAGGCATCCCCTTGGGGGATGCCGAAAATTTAATGCCACTTCTTTGACGGTTAGCGAAAAGTCGGGAGGCTGCCCCCGACTTTTCAGGTATTCCGGTTACTGTTTGATGTGCCGCTTTTCTATCTCTTCCATCTCACTCCTGAAGGTGGCGAGAAGATTTTTAGCGAACTCAGGATCCCGGGAAAGCTTGTAATAGGTTTCATCCGCCTTCTTGGCCTCTTCCTTGAATACATTTCGCTCCTCGCTGGTAAGGTCGTAATAATCCTGTCCCGGTTTGAAATTATCAACCATCATCTGTAGGCGCTCCTGATTGAGTTTCACCTGTACGTCATGAATATATGGACGAACCTCGTCTACGGATTCAAGAACGATCTGACGGATATCTTCGGGAAGGGACTCCATGAAATTTACATTGGCAAGGTGCTGCATTACATAGACATTGTGCCTTGAGCCTATGAGATATTTCTGCACATCCATGAACTTCATTTCCTGGGTGGTAACGGGAGCATTTTCCTGGGCTTCTACTATGTTAAGCTGCAGGGCACTGTATAGCTCGGTAAAAGAAAGCGGTGTAGGATTGGCGCCGTAGGCCTTGTAGGTTTCCACCAGAAGTTCTGAAGGCATTACCCGAATCTTAACGCCATTGAAATCTTCCGGCTTGTTAATCGGCTTGTTGGCGGTCCAGAACATCGCCCCTTCTGCAAAATAGGATAACGCGGTGATACCTTTGGCCTCATACTTCCTGTTGAGCATCTCATTCAGGGCCTTGCTCTCGGCGAGAAAATCCCGGTTGGCCAGATGGTTATCAGAGAAAAGAAACTGTAATCCGAGTATCTGATTCTCGGGAACGATTGAGCTGGACTGGCTCGGCCCGGTAAGGCAGAACTCTATCGCTCCTGCCAAAGTGAGCTCGAACATTTCCGTGGGCGTTCCCAAAGAACCGGAATGATATATTTCCAGCTGTATATCGCCGTTTGATTTTTCTTTCAATAGACGGGCCAGTTCCTGGGCATAGAGATCGGCAACACTGCCGGCAATGGTTTCACTGGCAATGCGCCACTGATATTTGGGAGCGGCTAAAGCTGCTCCGGCAAAGGCAAAACCTAAAATTGTGACAAAAAAGATACTGCAAATACACCTGAAATTCTTTTTCATTGTCTTACTTCCTCCTGAATTGAGTTGCTTATGGTTGCTACTGTCTGCTGTGGAAAAATGAATATTCATGCATCAAAATCCTCCATTAAACGGTATGGTTTTACTGAATCATCATATCTCTTAGGAAAAGCGCCAGCGGTGGATATAGAATCAAGAGCAGGGAAACCAGCATCATAATGGCGATAAAGGGGAACACCCCCCGCACAGCATCCCAGTAATCCTGCTTAAAAATGGCTATGGCGGTAAAAATATTGCAGCCGAAGGGTGGAGTAGTCGATCCAATTGCCGCCTGCAGAGTTACAATGGTGCCGATAAGGACGGTATCCAGGCCTGAAGCTGTTATGGCAGGTTTGAATATCGGAGTGAGGATCATTATCACCACAATGGGGTCAACAAACATGCACCCCAGAAAATAGGCGAGACTGAGAACCATGAGAATTCGAAATTCGGTCGGCCCCTCTCCAAGCAGTGGGGGCAGGATCATATTGGGAATTCTGGCAAAAGAAACAGTCCAGGAAAACACCTGCCCCATGGCGATCAGTATGAAAACGATGGCTGTAATCATACCGGTGCGCAGCGCAATTTTGGGTATATCCTTAAGCAAGAGCGATTTATAGATAAAAAACTCGAGGATAAAGGCGTAAAGCACCGAAACGGCAGCAGCCTCAGTTGGACTGAAAATACCCGAATATATTCCGCCGAATATTATCACCGGAAAGGTAAAGCTCATCAGGGCCTTTTTCAGCGCCTTCATTCTTTCTTTCCAGGGCGCCGGCTCCGCCTGCAGGCTTTCCTTGGAAACGAGCCATGAATAGATGCAGAACAGCAGCCAGATCAACAGGCCCGGTCCCACGCCGGCAACAAACAGCTCTCCTACCGAAGCGCCGGCAACAACACCATAGACTATCATATAGACGCTTGGCGGAATCAGCAGTGCTATAACAGCGGCGTTAATAATAAGTGCGGTGGAATAGGAGGAGCTGTAACCGGCCTTAAGAAGGAGAGGGCGCAAGGGGCCGCCGACAGCAACCACGGTTGCCTGGGTAGACCCTGAGACTGCACCAAATAATGTACAAGCTGTGGTTGTAGCAATGGGTAGACCTCCCCTCTTATGCCCCACGAACTTCAACACAAAATCGAGCAGCCTGGTGGCAACCTGCCCCGAGGTCATGATATCCGCAGCAAAGATGAACATCGGGACGGCGATCAGAGAAACAGGCTGTACTCCTCCGATTATCTGCTGGACCAGCATGGAGGGATCGACAAAGGGAAAGTAAATCATGACCGTGGCAAATGCACCAACGGCAAGAGGCACAAACATGGGAAAACCAAGGAGAAGAAGAAAAATCATGGTTCCCATTAGTACGTAAATCATTGTAAAACCCCCTTAATTTAAATCTTCTGGGAAACCCCTGCTTCAACTCCCTTCAGGGTTGGAGATATATAAAGATCGTGCCCGGTTATGTTCATTATCGCAGTGTGAATATATTGAATTCCCGCAGATGCAAAACCGATAGGAACCCACATAATGATAAGATAAAGCGGGATTTGCAGTCCCAGGGTATGGCGCTGGATGGTATACAGTTTAAGCGTGTACTGGAATCCGTACCATGCCAGAAAAAATAACAGTGCTGCAGTGCATAGGGAGATAATGACCATCAGGATACGACTCCACTTCAGGGAGAGCAAATCGAAGATAGCCGTCATACGAATGTGCACTCCTTTGCGAGCCGCATAACTCAAGCCGATGAAGGTAACCCAGACAATGGTAAACTGAGTAATTTCTTCAGCCCAGGTAAAGCTGTGCTGGAAAACATTACGGCCGATAACATTGATAATCGAAACACCGGCCATAATGATAATGCTCCAGGCAACGGCTAATCGTTCAAATTTTTCTATGGCGTTGTTGACTGCTGTAAGGATACCTAACATTTTTTCTCTAATTCACTATTTGATAAAAGATCTATGCCGGAAATTACAAGGCCGGAAAGAGGACGACACCATCATATCTGACTTTCACACTATTCGATTGTGAGTATGCTCCAATGGCTACGCTCTACAGAGATACAATATACTTGCCTGTTCACAAATAAATCTATATGCCTTGCGAAATCAGGAGAATACGTCACACGGTAAGCAGCGGTAAAGGCAAAAAAGGACGAGGGGCTCCTGTGCGGCAAGAGTTTAATCTCTTGCCGCACAGGATATCTGTGCAGTTTTTGAGAATGCGGATCTTTTTTAAAATTTGAGGTTCATAAAGAATCAGCAGACGCTCAGCGAAAACGGGGAGTGTTATATTTTTTTAACAATGCATGCAGGCGCGATTCTGAAAGACCGGCCATTGCGCAGGCTTCCCGGATTCGTCCTCTGGTCCTGCGCATCAGTTCGAGAAGATATTTCTCCTCAAGCTCAGCTATTGCGCCCTCTCGAACTTCCTGCAAAGGAGGAAGCTTTTGCCCGTGAGCAATTTTGAAAGAAACTGCCGACTCTTGCTTATCTTGAGAATCAAGACGCTCTTCGATTTTACTCATACGGACCTGCGGAGGCAGATCGAAAGGATAGAGGGTGGGATTACTTCCGGAATGAGCCAGTGCATAGTCCAGCGTGTTGAAAAGTTCGCGGATATTGCCGGGCCAGGAATATTGTTTGAG is a window from the Desulfopila inferna genome containing:
- a CDS encoding TRAP transporter large permease, translating into MIYVLMGTMIFLLLLGFPMFVPLAVGAFATVMIYFPFVDPSMLVQQIIGGVQPVSLIAVPMFIFAADIMTSGQVATRLLDFVLKFVGHKRGGLPIATTTACTLFGAVSGSTQATVVAVGGPLRPLLLKAGYSSSYSTALIINAAVIALLIPPSVYMIVYGVVAGASVGELFVAGVGPGLLIWLLFCIYSWLVSKESLQAEPAPWKERMKALKKALMSFTFPVIIFGGIYSGIFSPTEAAAVSVLYAFILEFFIYKSLLLKDIPKIALRTGMITAIVFILIAMGQVFSWTVSFARIPNMILPPLLGEGPTEFRILMVLSLAYFLGCMFVDPIVVIMILTPIFKPAITASGLDTVLIGTIVTLQAAIGSTTPPFGCNIFTAIAIFKQDYWDAVRGVFPFIAIMMLVSLLLILYPPLALFLRDMMIQ
- a CDS encoding desulfoferrodoxin FeS4 iron-binding domain-containing protein, whose product is MTKKNQVYKCDKCENVVEVKRAGEGELVCCGEAMQLLSEEEAESYRTSTSY
- the ftcD gene encoding glutamate formimidoyltransferase produces the protein MARKKYIHAVPNFSNGRDKEVYETVVDQIRNREGVQLIDYFPDADFNRTVIECIGEPEPLKKALLAMAGKSYELIDMEKQQGKHPRIGAQDTIPVFPLMNITLEECRTLAEEIGQEVWAQYKVPVYYSGENARSTERSELAYIRKGQYEGLKKVVHLPERAPDLGEGALHSTAGATIVSAGQRNLVAINILLNTEDLEIAKKIAKMMRGPSGGFSSIRAVAFKPDGYDNVAVSMNMFDITQTPIYRAFQVIENEAKRYGLSIVGTQVCGTLPQEALINCAEYFLRLVDFNYNQIIENNILAIR
- a CDS encoding TRAP transporter small permease; translation: MLGILTAVNNAIEKFERLAVAWSIIIMAGVSIINVIGRNVFQHSFTWAEEITQFTIVWVTFIGLSYAARKGVHIRMTAIFDLLSLKWSRILMVIISLCTAALLFFLAWYGFQYTLKLYTIQRHTLGLQIPLYLIIMWVPIGFASAGIQYIHTAIMNITGHDLYISPTLKGVEAGVSQKI
- a CDS encoding cyclodeaminase/cyclohydrolase family protein — protein: MLITTQVNQLLEELASDSPAPGGGSVAALSGALAAGLLAMVCRLSIGKKGLEQHAEKMQSVLNEAEALRRELEKLIDLDTEAFNSVMSAFRMAKTTAEEKSARSAAIQSSFRQAVDIPLKTALGCGKLLDLALEIAETANSNCISDLGVACHSAYAGVRGGVMNVSINLPSIKDQSFVDSTKETNVDILATAEKTLLRLDHIVSQRLL
- a CDS encoding YbhB/YbcL family Raf kinase inhibitor-like protein — protein: MSTYTKRKYVIFVLWIVSVVSFFAIHSFSESPKTEGKAMKLLSSDFEDNGFIPKKYSCKGEDVNPTLSWDDVPEGTKSFALSVKDPDAPSGTFIHWLVYDIDESTRKIDENSIPGKQVKNSFGKENYGGPCPPSGVHRYYFRLFALDSKSLGSIESSEDFDGKVKKHTIEEAELMGKFEK
- a CDS encoding DctP family TRAP transporter solute-binding subunit, with translation MKKNFRCICSIFFVTILGFAFAGAALAAPKYQWRIASETIAGSVADLYAQELARLLKEKSNGDIQLEIYHSGSLGTPTEMFELTLAGAIEFCLTGPSQSSSIVPENQILGLQFLFSDNHLANRDFLAESKALNEMLNRKYEAKGITALSYFAEGAMFWTANKPINKPEDFNGVKIRVMPSELLVETYKAYGANPTPLSFTELYSALQLNIVEAQENAPVTTQEMKFMDVQKYLIGSRHNVYVMQHLANVNFMESLPEDIRQIVLESVDEVRPYIHDVQVKLNQERLQMMVDNFKPGQDYYDLTSEERNVFKEEAKKADETYYKLSRDPEFAKNLLATFRSEMEEIEKRHIKQ
- a CDS encoding GntR family transcriptional regulator, encoding MFKKSGSPSSIKKVDPIRKQIYQHLRQQILDQVILPTSRLVESQIATEYGVSRTPVREALHLLEKDGFIEAIARVGYRVKELAWDELEEVFELRRVNEALACQWAIRRIDKKTIKSLEKNIAQSRDALEKNDPDRFLKYDEAFHETIGKASQARHLYELCQHLRRLMLRYRTESIKTTQTIGLALRGHEQMLECLKKGDEEGLVKMLTAHLKWSKEDIKRHLGNN
- a CDS encoding amidohydrolase family protein, which gives rise to MNGTRFIVAGSFVDGSAANVRKNVFLTVKKGIITAIDPAVHLPRNDRDAIEDFSHCTILPPLVDCSVHLLRSPSVDGREQRSTENAGPAEKLAMLERHIRYCHAHGVLGVVDSDEIASLLDLYQKRKGEGSNIDIRIPGHLFSGNQDCGPGASGDGDFLRIGYSSNIEDEEGLGPRLEQENLYRLLQNRDLKKTVVVANGSRQVEEALEADCDAIEQGYGMGEANLREMAKKGVLWIPSVLRAKNALDGAGSCGDVSCRFSQRYVAPGKPVPGAETFWKKMLADQLSQMRLARRFGVTTAVGTGAGSMGILHGESMVEEMKLFIKAGYSLEETIRCASQTGAEFFGMKELGTLTVGRKATFLVARGTVKQLPRKLSYLEGIYVAGRPSIAYRKHP